A segment of the Macrotis lagotis isolate mMagLag1 chromosome 8, bilby.v1.9.chrom.fasta, whole genome shotgun sequence genome:
CATGGCGGAGTGACAGCTGTCCTTGGGTATGTGGTCCTGGAGGTAGTACAACCTGAAGAAATGATAGGGAAGGAAGCAAATGAAGATTACCCCAAGGAAGACAAGGTTCTTGAGCTGGGCCCAGAACTCCTGGTGGGACAGGCAGGAGTGCTGCAGCTTCTTCCCCATGGACACCATGATGAAGACCTGGAAGACCAGGAGGGCGATGGCGATGGAGACAACCACGAAGACCACCAGGTAGTTGATGACCTTCACGTAGTTCTCCTTTAGTTCTTCCTGGAACTCGAAGCAGGTGTTGGGCCTATAGTCCCGGTGGGAGCCATACTGGGTCAACAGGGGCGGGAGGACGGTGATGATCACCAGGACCCACATGGCAGTGCTGGTGGCCACAGCATGCAGCTTGCGGTAGAACTCTACCTTGTCCTTGTGCTTGAAGAAGATGAGGTACCTGATGACCAGGATGCCCACATAGAAGAGGAATGTGAGGTACATGTGGACATGCAGGAGGGCGCTCACCATTTTGCAGAAGGGCAGTCCAAAGTACCACTCCTGGTTGACCAGGTAGACAAGGCGGAAGGGAACCGTCAGGAGGAAGACACTGTGCACCACCACCAGGTTGATGACAGCCGTGGTGGTCACCGACCGCGAGTTCATCTTCACTAGGACAAACAGGATGCAGAAGATTCCAGTCACCCCGCCAAGGAACACAGCGACATAGAGTCTGATCAGGTGTGGGTTCCAGAAGTGGCTACAGAGGCCGGACTGGGAGGAGAGGTTCTGGTTGGCCATGCCTCTGATCCCCTGGCAGAGGGAAAGCACCAGAATGTCAAAGGACCCTGAGATCCTGAGACAACCCTGTCCACCCTCCACCCTTGCCCCACCAGAGATGGCTCTATATcacctctcccccttctccccttgtGACTGACCGATTCATTCAACCAGACAAGCCCTTCTGGGCCCTCCCTTCTTTGGATGTATGTTGTCCCCCTCCACAAAGGTAACCTTTCTG
Coding sequences within it:
- the GPR141 gene encoding putative G-protein coupled receptor 141 — its product is MANQNLSSQSGLCSHFWNPHLIRLYVAVFLGGVTGIFCILFVLVKMNSRSVTTTAVINLVVVHSVFLLTVPFRLVYLVNQEWYFGLPFCKMVSALLHVHMYLTFLFYVGILVIRYLIFFKHKDKVEFYRKLHAVATSTAMWVLVIITVLPPLLTQYGSHRDYRPNTCFEFQEELKENYVKVINYLVVFVVVSIAIALLVFQVFIMVSMGKKLQHSCLSHQEFWAQLKNLVFLGVIFICFLPYHFFRLYYLQDHIPKDSCHSAMMYNEIFLSMTAISCFDSLLFVLGGNRWFKQKVTELWNCCR